Genomic window (Vigna radiata var. radiata cultivar VC1973A chromosome 1, Vradiata_ver6, whole genome shotgun sequence):
GGAGAGTCTCTTCAAGCCTTGTGGTTCTGTCAGACATGGagggttgttgctgccactgTTGCTGCTGTTGTGGGGGCCTATTGAATTGTCCATTAGTTTGCCCAAATTGACCCTGTCCATTGCTTGGGTGAGATTTCCACCCCTGGTTATAATTATTGGGGCGGAACTGGTTACCCATGTAGTTGACTTCCTTATTAAGATTCTCCGGTactgcacattgaccattaatatggtcaccacatAGTTCACAAAGTTGCTGCTGAACTTGTGCCACACTTTGAGGTTCCTTTTGTGGCTGCATCACCTTCTTCGTCAGgatctccaattgttgagtgaTGATCTTATTTTGGGCAAGCAAGGCATCATAAGGCTGTAGTTGGAAAACTCCTTTAGGTTGGGATAAAGTTCCTCTTTCATTGTGTATCTCATTGTCATTGGTAGCCATGCTCTCAATTAATTCATAGGCTTCATTAGGGGTCTTGAATTTCAtattgcctccagctgaggcatccaacaacAATTTAGTTTGTGACCCAAGACCCCCAAGGAAAAGAATTACTACTGTtccttcatcaaaaccatggGTAGGTGTCTTTCTCAGCAGGCTTTTGTATCTATCCCTTGCCTGTCCCAAAGTTTCCTCCATGCCTTGCCTAAAAGAAGAGATCTCCTGCTTCCCTTTGTTGATCTTTGATtgtgggaagtatttgttgAGGAACTTTGTAACCACATCTTCCCATCTAGTGAAATGGTTCTCAGGAAAAAAGTTCAACCATACTTTAGCATCACCTCCAAGAGAAAAGGGGAATAGGCTCATTTTTATAGCCTCATCTGGTACCCCATTTATTTTCACCGTGTTGCATATCTCATTGAAGGTGGTCAGGtgctcatatggactttcatgacacagtccattgaattggttgctttTCACAAGGTGGATCAAAGCAGGATTCATCTTCATGTTTGCAGCATTGACCATTGGctttgcaatgctgttaaaatgatGAGGGCCAACAACTATTGCATAATCTGCCATGGTGCGCCTACTAGCATCGTTTTCTGCACCTCCTTCACCAGTTTGGGAAGCCATTGAAATTTTCTGTAGCGAAGGTTCTCTGCCATGTGTTTTGTTTATGCAGGATAGTGTGAGAACTAGAAGcaacaaaaattattgttagtaaaaaaataaaataagaataaaaattagagattgaaaaataaaaatcaaaataggaaaaataaaataagaaaataaaataaaataaagtcaaagttaatcagggatcacacaaatagaatagcttaaaccgtgagtccccggcaacggcgccaaaattttgttGGGGCAaaccggcaagtgtaccgagtcgcacaagtaatataaaatggtaagaccaagtatcatatcccagtggactctcggcgctgaacagttgtgtgaaaacaagattaattaagacttaaaaataaaaagagatcgttgggtttggaaaaaataatacaataaaacaaaataaaattgatcggtggcaaaagagcacaaagatgaatggaggttgatttgtatgagatggatatgttgttggggttagatttcaccaagttcNctctcatgtatataagaattcttctttatgcattaatgccaacgtccctcactaaatcacttaaacccgatccctcggtaaataagtc
Coding sequences:
- the LOC106759826 gene encoding uncharacterized protein LOC106759826, with amino-acid sequence MASQTGEGGAENDASRRTMADYAIVVGPHHFNSIAKPMVNAANMKMNPALIHLVKSNQFNGLCHESPYEHLTTFNEICNTVKINGVPDEAIKMSLFPFSLGGDAKVWLNFFPENHFTRWEDVVTKFLNKYFPQSKINKGKQEISSFRQGMEETLGQARDRYKSLLRKTPTHGFDEGTVVILFLGGLGSQTKLLLDASAGGNMKFKTPNEAYELIESMATNDNEIHNERGTLSQPKGVFQLQPYDALLAQNKIITQQLEILTKKVMQPQKEPQSVAQVQQQLCELCGDHINGQCAVPENLNKEVNYMGNQFRPNNYNQGWKSHPSNGQGQFGQTNGQFNRPPQQQQQWQQQPSMSDRTTRLEETLQQFMQATLSTQKIIDVDIKSLEIQIGQIAQHLKEMSFKDFGANTEVNPKEECKAITNGSPKRPYGVVEDVMVQINNLRFLVDFVVLEMEENAEIPMILGRPFMKATKVIINVDEGTIALKDQEEEVNEEEKDNKGVDVHQYPLKEHEGLRLGLPVQFNKKLWVVKKLKTDGLIEIESPTSRRTKKMNRKMLKTNLCAQGKSDTKIKDVT